The Pseudalkalibacillus hwajinpoensis DNA window GTTATCATCTTGATGAAAAGCCCTTATGGGGCTTTTTTGCATGTATACAGGAATTCCTGTATGATAAAGTCGGAAATTAAAATTTACATACGTAATTATGAGCTTAAGAAGGATTGGGGTTTTAGAAGATGGCAAAGTATGAATTGATTGCAACGGCCACAATGGGGCTCGAATCATTGGTTGCTCGTGAAGTGAAGGATCTTGGTTTTGAAAACGTACGCGTTGAAAACGGGAAAGTCACTTATGAAAGTGACGAGCTTGGGATATGTCGCTCTAATTACTGGTTAAGAACAGCCGATCGTGTGAAGCTTAAGGTCGGGGAATTTAAGGTCACCACTTTTGATGAGCTTTTTGAAGCTACAAAAGCTCTTCCATGGGGAGATTTGCTTCCGATTAATGCTGAATTTCCGGTTAGTGGAAGATCTGTAAAGTCAACGTTATATAGCGTTCCAGATTGTCAGGCCATTGTGAAGAAAGCTATTGTTGAAAGCTTGAAAGAGAATTATAACGTGTCATGGTTTGATGAAGACGGACCACTTTTTAAAATTGAAGTAGCGATCCACAAGGATACAGCAATTCTAACGATTGATTCGAGTGGTAAAGGGTTGCATCGTAGAGGGTATCGTTACTTGCATAGTGCAGCACCGCTTAAGGAGACGATGGCAGCAGCAATGGTTATGCTAACAAATTGGAATGCTGATAAGCCATTTATCGATCCTTTCTGTGGCTCAGGTACACTTCCAATCGAAGCAGCGATGATCGGCCAGAATATCGCGCCAGGATTTAACCGCGAATTTGCTTCTGAAGATTGGGAGTGGATTGGTAAGAAACGCTGGGAAGAAGCGATGATTGAAACGGAAGATCTCGCGAATTACGATCAGCCACTTCATATTTTTGGAAGTGATCTGGATCCGAAAATGGTAGATCTCTCTAAAAACAATGCACTTGAAGCAGGTTTCGGGGATCTTATTCAATTTAAACAGATGCAGGTAACCGATGTGAGCTCAAGGTTAGAATACGGTACTCTGATCGGTAATCCTCCATATGGCGAACGCCTCGGAGAACGTGAAGAAGTTGAGGACATGTACCGTAAGATGGGGAAAGCGTTCCGTGAGCGTCTTGATACATGGTCTGTATACATTCTAACTTCTCATCCACGCTTCGAAGAGGTGTATGGTAAGAGAGCAACGAAGAACCGTAAGTTATATAATGGTGATATTAAAACACATTACTTCCAGTTCTTTGGGCCAAAACCACCAAAGAAAGATTAAGTCAAAGCGTATTCTATAACCCTTAGACATTAAATTAAAATGGTGGCTAAGGGTTTAACAGACAATCAGTATTTTCATTTGTGCACAAAAATAAACAGGAGCCCGGCTTCAGGGATCCTGTTTTGTTATACCTTCTCAACAAAATGTGTGCGTTTATCGCGGAAGATTTTTTTACCATCATCTGAAGAGTGTTCGAAAAAGCCTTCTACTTCATGGACAACTTTATATTCTCGATCAGGATCTGAAAAAAGCTGCGACGCATTACTCGAAAGCAATACGACGTTCGTGGTTGATACAAAACTGTCTATTTCTTTAGCAGTGTAATGTTCACCAGGTTTTAATGTGTTAATTTGATGTTGCTTCATCTTGAATTCCTCCTGTCACAAAATCAAATGTTCTATTTACTTCATCCCACTGTTAAAGACATCTAAACAGAAAAGCGTGTATATGGTATAAAAGGGTCAGAAATTTTGGGAGGTTCAATGCGAAGTAAAGTTAGCTTTATTATTGTTCTGTTAGCTATCGTCTTGTTTTGTATGAATCCAGAGCAAGAAGATTATAGCACCTGGATCGGAGAGCAACTGAATAAAGATCAAAATACGCTTATAGAAATAGGAGTAGACATTGCTGTGTTGCCTTATATTAAGGTAAATACTTCACGAACAGAAGGCTACCTTTTTTCTATTTACCGAACGATACTTTGGAATGGTAAGGAAGTAGTGTCAATTGGAATATTTAATCATTTCTACATAAAAAATGAAAATTTGAATAGGTTTGTAGACGAATGATTGGATTTAAGGTATTCTGTCGAAGTATCGTTTAATTAAAAGGAGTGAGAGACAGATGGAGTTTGTTGGCTTAATTATTCCTATTGTTGTAGCTGTTTTTCTTGCAATTGATGCACCAAAACATGGGAAAAACCCATGGTTGTGGGGGATTTTGGGGTTTCTATTCACATTTTTAACACTCGGAATCTATCTAATTAAAACAGGCCGTAAAGTAGCTGGTTGGATTTTTGTTGCGCTTTCCATCCTATCCATTATTGCTACAATTGCATTAATCAGTTTGGTCATTGCTTTCCTAACAAATGCGGCTGGTGTGTAAGAGAATAATAGGACGAGCAAAAGACATGGGAGCTACCCATGTCTTTTGTATTCTTCAACATTTAAACTTATGGTACGATAGAACGTGGAGGGATTAAAAGGCTTTCATTTCTTCCTGTGTGAAGTATTCTGGTTTCTTTGCACCTTGTGCATGAAGTTCTTTAAAGTAGATTTGATACTCATTTAAAGAAAATGTACCACGTAAATAGTTCATCTGGGCAAAGTCGAGTAATTCGTCTGCGGTAGCTGGTTTTCTTCCCTTTACCTGTTCGAATGCGTTTATCAGATTCTGTATGGACATCTGAACCCCTCCTTGAACTCGTTTTCTTATTTAAAGGATAACATGAGTATTGGGTTATCCTTTGTTTTTGAATTTTTTAACTTCCGACAAATCTTTACATAACTGATCGAGAAATGTCGAAAACGTTAAGTGATTGGAATAATATTTGAAAGGGTTGATTATAATATGGCAGCAGAATTGAAACTAACGGAACAGCAATTTCTAGCCTATGTGAAAAAGATGACAAGTTATAATGAAGCGATTGGATTAATGTATTGGGACCTTCGAACAGGGGCACCTAAGAAAGGTACTGAACAGCGATCAGAAGTCATTGGTATGATGTCTTCAGAAGTATTTGAAATGTCAGTATCAACTGAAATGAAAGCGTATCTAGATGAGCTAACAAAAGAAGATGTACAAAATGAACTTAGTGAACGAACAATCAAAACAATAGAAGAGTGTCGAAAAGAGTATGAACGAAATATTAAAATTCCAGCTCAGGAATATGCAGAGTACGTTATTCTGAGTTCAAAAGCCGAGACGATTTGGGAGGAAGCAAAAGAGCAGTCAAATTTCGAATTGTTTCGACCTTACCTAGAAAAGCTTGTAGCCTTTAACCAGAAATTCGTAGACTACTGGGGCTATGAGGACAATAAATATGATACATTACTTGATTTGTATGAGCCGGGTGTAACAGTGAGCATGATTGATCGTGTATTCAATCAGTTAAGAGAGCATATTGTCCCCCTCGTTCAACAGGTTGTTAACGCAAGTGATAAGCCAAAAACAGATTTCTTATTTGAACATTTTCCACAGGAAAAGCAGCGGGCGTTCAGTCTTGATGTATTAAAGAAAATGGGCTATGACTTTAATGCTGGTCGACTTGATACGACGGTCCACCCGTTTGCAACAGGTTTGAATCCTGGAGATGTACGCGTTACAACGAAGTACGATGAGGGTGATTTCCGAACTGCTGTTTTTGGTACAATTCATGAGGGTGGTCATGCATTATACGAACAGAATCTATCTCCGGATTTAATTGGGACACCTCTTTGTTCTGGTACTTCAATGGGAATCCATGAATCACAGTCTCTCTTCTGGGAGAACTTTGTTGGTCGCAATAAATCGTTTTGGCAAAACAACTATGAAACGCTGAAAAGCTATTCCACAGGTCAATTTGATGATGTTTCTCTAGAGGATTATTATCGTGCCATTAATGTAGCAGGGCCTTCTCTCAT harbors:
- the yppF gene encoding YppF family protein, whose translation is MSIQNLINAFEQVKGRKPATADELLDFAQMNYLRGTFSLNEYQIYFKELHAQGAKKPEYFTQEEMKAF
- a CDS encoding carboxypeptidase M32; its protein translation is MAAELKLTEQQFLAYVKKMTSYNEAIGLMYWDLRTGAPKKGTEQRSEVIGMMSSEVFEMSVSTEMKAYLDELTKEDVQNELSERTIKTIEECRKEYERNIKIPAQEYAEYVILSSKAETIWEEAKEQSNFELFRPYLEKLVAFNQKFVDYWGYEDNKYDTLLDLYEPGVTVSMIDRVFNQLREHIVPLVQQVVNASDKPKTDFLFEHFPQEKQRAFSLDVLKKMGYDFNAGRLDTTVHPFATGLNPGDVRVTTKYDEGDFRTAVFGTIHEGGHALYEQNLSPDLIGTPLCSGTSMGIHESQSLFWENFVGRNKSFWQNNYETLKSYSTGQFDDVSLEDYYRAINVAGPSLIRIEADEMTYALHIMVRYEIEKGLINGEMEVKDLPQIWNEKMEEYLGITPENDAVGVLQDVHWSGGSFGYFPSYALGYIYAAQIKNAMQEDLPNFDELLGEGNLLPIKEWLTKNIHQYGKLKQPIEIIKDITGEGLNADYLINYLEEKYSQVYRLQS
- a CDS encoding THUMP domain-containing class I SAM-dependent RNA methyltransferase: MAKYELIATATMGLESLVAREVKDLGFENVRVENGKVTYESDELGICRSNYWLRTADRVKLKVGEFKVTTFDELFEATKALPWGDLLPINAEFPVSGRSVKSTLYSVPDCQAIVKKAIVESLKENYNVSWFDEDGPLFKIEVAIHKDTAILTIDSSGKGLHRRGYRYLHSAAPLKETMAAAMVMLTNWNADKPFIDPFCGSGTLPIEAAMIGQNIAPGFNREFASEDWEWIGKKRWEEAMIETEDLANYDQPLHIFGSDLDPKMVDLSKNNALEAGFGDLIQFKQMQVTDVSSRLEYGTLIGNPPYGERLGEREEVEDMYRKMGKAFRERLDTWSVYILTSHPRFEEVYGKRATKNRKLYNGDIKTHYFQFFGPKPPKKD